From the genome of Phaenicophaeus curvirostris isolate KB17595 chromosome 6, BPBGC_Pcur_1.0, whole genome shotgun sequence, one region includes:
- the INSIG1 gene encoding insulin-induced gene 1 protein, with the protein MPRLEPSAWSCSSAARGQSKVQLASKVGEMLGNSVSSPSLTLVGHGAHTSSPCSTLNWSQHLVQRSVVLFVVGAFMALVLNMLQIQRNVTLFPEEVISTLFSSAWWVPPCCGTAAAVVGLLYPCIDSHLGEPHKFKREWASVMRCIAVFVGINHASAKLDFANNVQLSLTLAALSLGLWWTFDRSRSGLGLGITIAFVATLITQFLVYNGVYQYTSPDFLYIRSWLPCIFFSGGVTVGNIGRQLAMGIPEKPHND; encoded by the exons ATGCCCAGGTTGGAGCCCAgtgcctggagctgttcaagcgCTGCCAGGGGACAGTCCAAAGTCCAGCTGGCCTCCAAGGTGGGCGAGATGTTGGGCAATTCTGTCTCAAGCCCCTCGCTGACGCTGGTGGGTCATGGAGCTCACACTTCCAGCCCCTGCAGCACCCTGAACTGGAGCCAGCACCTGGTGCAGAGAAGCGTGGTCCTCTTTGTCGTGGGTGCATTTATGGCCCTGGTGCTGAACATGCTACAGATACAGAGAAACGTGACTCTCTTCCCGGAGGAGGTGATTTCCACTCTCTTCTCATCCGCCTGGTGGGTGCCCCCGTGCTGTGGGACAGCGGCAG CTGTTGTTGGCCTGCTGTATCCCTGCATTGACAGCCACCTTGGGGAGCCACACAAATTCAAGAGAGAGTGGGCCAGCGTGATGCGATGCATAGCAGTTTTCGTTGGCATTAATCATGCAAGTGCT AAACTAGATTTTGCCAACAATGTCCAGCTGTCCCTAACTCTAGCAGCCTTATCACTGGGTCTTTGGTGGACATTTGATCGTTCAAGAAGTGGTCTCGGACTTGGAATTACAATAGCTTTTGTAGCAACTCTCATAACCCAGTTTCTTGTATATAATGGTGTTTATCA GTATACTTCCCCAGATTTTCTTTACATCCGTTCTTGGCTtccatgtatatttttttcaggaggTGTGACTGTAGGAAACATAGGACGCCAGCTGGCTATG